In Sesamum indicum cultivar Zhongzhi No. 13 linkage group LG8, S_indicum_v1.0, whole genome shotgun sequence, the sequence CCATTTAAAACTGTACTCCTTTGATGtcgacaaaaaatttatataaacttctaatatatataaagtcaaaagagttgagtgtaataaaatattgttccCGAATTATTTTCATCTGATAAAAGGTACCGGTTGATGATAGGAAAAACTTACTgtgttattaataatttatacggATGCTAATTGACATGaggcataaaataaaagtctaTGTAACTTTTCTGCTGATGCAACATTTTCCATGCAAACCCTCACAGAAGGGGTACAGTTGTAAACATAGAATTCTTGAAAGGGTGTAAGTGTACTTTCAAAAGTTTTTTAGGGAAAAGGTAATTTTACATTTCTAATATAAGCATTCATTctgtaaaattttcaatagcTTACTCCATAACCATAATTTAGAACTTGCAAATTGCCGCATAGGAAAAGGAGGTCTCGTCATCgatgatttcattttttcacAGACATTGTAACGGCAGATTGTATACAAAGCAGATATACATTAAAATGGAAGTTCCAGAGGACCAACCTGCTCCACCGAGGTATTTGTTAATCCTTGAACAAATGGTTCGAAGAACTCTGAACGCTTTCTTATTTCGCCAGAGGTAATAAATCTGAAGAACATTACAACTAGGGCAAACAAATACCGTTATTGAGAGATAAGTGACAGAATAAGAGAAATATTCATCTGTACCACTCACCATAATCAGAAATTGACTGATCTCTACTTCTCTGTACAAGTTCGTCATGGCTGTGAccataataacaaatattagcAATATTTGCATCTGTACAAGTTcgtcaagaaaaaaaagtatcaaCAAAGAAACAAGTTTTCTGAACCTTATGGAAGCTTCAGTCCCCGACAGAACACTTTCAAGTTGCTCAAGGAATAGCTGAAAATAAGTAGGTAGAATCAGAGTGTTAATCTTCAGGAAGTTACACAAATCAGGTAAATGGAATTTGCATAAGTGTAGTTGTCTCCATTACAATTCCAGAATTTTTTGTCATGTTATACCTTGTGCATGTGTGTTGGTGTGCATTATGTGTTTGGGAAGCAATCAATTGGCATCACTACATCATGCCCTCATTGATGAAAGAAGCAACTTTTGAAAGTGTTTATGTAAAAAGTAAATGTTTATCACTGAGAGATTTTATACTGAAAATTTGATAGCATTAATTATTAGGAACAGACTCTTTCATAATCTCGTTCAAGATGACATAGTGAGCAACCACTAATATCCAGACAACTATATCAGTACCGCGAAAAAATCTTCAAAAGTAAATTCTGCATAGCCCAAGCTGAGAAGTGTCTTTCTGCATTGCTCCACATTGGCTGTGATCCGATCAACTTCTGCACGGTCCTGTGTTTGCAGAATATGCTCCTACATTTGTTGGATCATTTCAGTAGCTGAAGTACAAATGTAGTAACCCCAATCTCCAAATGTCACATGGATAAAAGTTGTTTGGAAGGTTCCAAGAATGCAAATAACCAAACATACGAGGTAAGCAAACATGAAGCTACGAAAGAAGCAATTCCCATCTCCCCGTGTACGCCTGATTGCAGCATATTGTTCAGTCAGAACCTGCAGAGCTTGTAAAAATTATTCGCTACAAACGAAAAGCATCAAGAGCAATAGCGTTTAAAAATCATACAGACATTGATTTTCTCCACCAAAATTGGGTTTCCTGACTTGTATTCGGCTGCTAAAGAAGATAGTGGCTCCTGCAATAACACAACCAAAATCATTCCTAttgatcaataaaatcaaCTAGAAGTGAgttgaattgcaattttcaggGCCCTACGACTGGTTTATAACAGCTTTAATATCTGAAAGGGAAAATTAACTACCAAAGCCCACACAGGATACAAGCCAACAAAACCAAGATTGAAGTTAACAAATGGATATGACTTTTAATTTCCAGAATCATCACAGCAACTAAGACTTATTTTAAAGTGAATCCATAAGAAGCTGCTGTGAGCTGACGGACAATCCAATGACACTTTCAACACAATACAACAAAGATTTACATCTTAATTGGACAAACTaaatcaaaagcaattttAAAGAAACCATaaaatatagggtaaattacaacgacctcccCTGACGTAATACcccctcgttgtttgaaaattaccaatatcctcctgattttaacggccgtctaacaattagtccaatccgttaggttttcatctatttttattgtgaactgaccaaaatgccactgtggaataaaaattataatttatttatttttttaatggattaagtggataatttttttataatttttaaaaactttccATCCAtcccatttgatttttttataagtttttaatttttttaaaaaaacaacaagATATAGTAAGGGCAAAGTTAACAATTTTATACCTCCATaaaaggattacataatttcatcaagcatcaagggggtatttgtaatttttcaaacaacaaggtgtattcgtaattatgccaagCCTCAGGGGAGgttatagtaatttaccctaaaatatattcaacCTTCCAACTAGTCTGAAGTACCTGAGGTCAGTCTGAAGGCATTCAAAATATGCTCTAAAATGAAGTTAAACAATAGCAATCTTCATCAACCAGAGAAAACTAGTTTCTTCATATAATCAGTGGACTACAGCATACAAAAAGAGTTCTACTGACCATTTTTTGCAACTCTGTCAAGAAACTGATGATTTATAATCTGAAAATAGTTTCCCGAGCAGGACCATAAATCTTTTCTGATCCTTAGAAGGGTATGTTATACTATACTAGGTATGAGTTATACTAGGATTCgcagaacaaaaaatactgaatCACTAGTTGATAGAAAATTACAAACCAGTTATCACCTACAAACAGGAAAAATGAAGGCAACCATAAgataataaacatataatatgtGCGTATCTACTGAAAACTGGTTAGAGGCATCCTTGCCTTATCACCAACGAAAGGAATTTTCCCAGCCTCCTCAGCCTGGATGGCAGATTGCTGCTGCAAAATATCATCATCCCTGAAATTTGCCCAGTCCTCAATTTCAGAAGCTTTTGTGGATGTTATGGTCTCTGTTCCAGACTCCACCACATGCCCATCCTGATTCTGCATCTTCAGTGCAGTGCTTGAAGATGATCTAATATTCCTCAACAATCTTGGGTAGTAGAATTAATGTTTCAGGCTAATCCTGTACCTGTGTACCCCGAAAACAACTTGTATCTCCAGAAAGCACAGATAGCACTGAAATATTTGCATGAAATATCATTAGTCATGAAAATGCAAATGACAGAATGGAGCAAAAGGCTTCACACTCCATTGTATATTAACGAAGGATTCCCTACTTCCAGACTTATACATTATTGACATTGCACAGTGAGGAAGAGGTGGAAAATGGTCCATTACATTCTTAGAAAAGTCTCCATAAACCAGAATATCGACCAATACAACATCCTTCGACTGTTGCAAGTCTCACAATGACCtcagaaatagaaaaagataaagcAGAACTGCGCGCGATCAATTAAAACTTTATGCAAGTGAACTAGGTAGATTCagttattagtaaaaataatacagaGGACAAATTCATGGCGAAACGAAAAAGAGAAGGGGGAAAAGAAACAGAATTACAAGCAAAATAAGAACAACCCTCCATTACGAATTCATCCACCTgccaaaatcatgataatATAGCCaaagttacaaaatttacaatttttaacgCATTTTCCACCCCGTACCAGCTTCCATTACAAAACCCATATGCCAATTACCCTTTAGGTGAACGCAGTAGCAGTAATTGCGTTTGTGGTGGCTCAAATGCTCTAAGAGCAAGAAAAACTCAACatacttgaaaatgaaataaaatcttGTTTAGCACAGTTCATTAGTGTAAGCATCTCAGCAATCAAACCTCAAAAATGAAATACTTGTAAAATCAAATTGAGAAACAAAGCAAAGCAAGAACACATAGANNNNNNNNNNAAGAATCTAACAAATAACAACAGGGGAATTCCTAAAGTTGCAGGAAAAAGTcgagaaaaggagaaagacaGTGTACTGACAAGAAATGAACAGAGCGAAGGGGATCTCAGGAGGGGCTGTGGGGGAGCTTCTTGATCTGCGttccttttctctcttctcaaCAATGACACCAGCTATGGCCGATGGGGCGGAGGCCCAGCTTCAACTATATTACtgaataatttattgtgtGATATGTTTAAATAATGTGGATAATTATACAGATATTGCCAACTTTTCTGTAATTGCAGAAACTcccctattttttaaaaaattatactaatggCACTATCAGTATTTGCCGGCCAAAAACTAGAAAAGGGACccaaatgtatttaattttgtccgTCATTTCAGTCTAAATTACACATTGCATCCCGGAAATAACTCGAATAGGCATTTTCACCctgattaaaaaagaatatttcaaTATCCACCCTAAAAACATTTATCTTGACAAACTAGACCGAATACACTTTTGATATCAATGTACTCATCGAAAGGAGGGGCAAAAgtgtcataaaaaattatttttgaaccAGATTAAGTACGCACCCTGTCATTTACACTTTTAAACAGTTGAAAAtttgcataataataaagaaagaaaacaaatagaaaGTAGAAAAACCAAGAATactattagataaaaaaatatgccaTAAGCTGCTCCTTTTTAAATGGTGGGAAATGGTTATTTGCTCTATGGAGGAAGGATTTAACATGCATTGTGACTGGGGTGACACTGATcactaattgaactaaaaatgATCATGGGAAAAGATTTCACAAATGCTCAAAtaggataaaatatttttatttatcagtTTTCTTGAATATCCTAAATTctcgtaatttttttaatatatgttttaattgatattgttGGACATTGAGTTTGGATTTGTGGACTCAGAATTCTATATGAATTCATATTTGATATAGAGTTTAaagttttcataatttaatattgaaataaggACTTCTCTAAGATAAATTTATCGAATTGAGTTTGCAGTCTTCTGTATGCATGTCTGAAAAATACgcacaatcacaaaaattcgACCCATGAATTTGCCGAAAATGGTCGCCGTGAAAAAGTGCTGGCCATGCGCCAGCTGGGCATGAGTCACGCGCCATGCGGGCATGGAGTTGCTGAAGTGGAGTCAATGGCCATGTGCTGCCACTTGGGCGCACTCAAGCCGGCGCCTAGCCGCGAGCCATGGCTACACACGGCTAAGACACTGTTTggttgcttttcttttttcccctaaaaatttatttttttagccAAATAGAtaaaagagattttttttagaaaaattatatttgataggGCAACCATACTGGGtggttgaaaaatttatttaattttgtgttctaagtcgaaatatttttttgtttttctccattttctatcatagaaaattgagaatgatttagaaatatgcttaatatttagaataaattataacatattcTTATAAgattgtcataattataaatatattgttatttaaaaattacaagaatcaccccgataaattataaatactctaatAAATACTTCCTTCTGACAGTTCAttgtggggggaggggggattTGTTaggatatttaaaattttatggaggtatttataatttttcaaacaatggagggtattcataattaatataaacctCAAAAGAAAcccttgtaatttatcctaatttttattgcaatatttAATGGTTTCAATTTATGTCAATATGATTATTgttattgcaatattttatgattacgATTTATGCCAATATGattatttgtgatttaaaTATGCTAATAAGTGCTCTCATTAAATATATGCATGCCTTAATAACtgcacaaaaatatatattaattgtaatttttattgaataagagcaatatgaatttttgtgttatgAATATATAGACATTAACATTCGGATGCTCATGTCTATGTgggtatttattattttttgtggagataatttatgataatagTGATAATGCGGCatcctaaatatttttagattgaTGTAGTAgatcttaaaaataatgtacTTATATTAAAATGCAGTAGGCATTTATgtcaatcaaatcatatttttatatatatcacttaATATTGGGTCACTAACATATTCCTTTCTTGTAATGAGATTAGGTgcatcattatttatttatttttatgattcgAGGATTTGGAtctctataataattattaattgaatccacaattaacaaattcatttcAATTAGGCCCATTTGAAGCTCTAATGTGGCCATGGGCCTATTTTGGGCCCATTTCACGGACCCAGGTCATAACAAATCCCATTTTAAGACTAATAAAAGACGCATACATAATTAACtagtaaaaaaacaaaaacccatcaaataaaagaaaaaataagaaagaaaagaaacaaaattgaatggaatttttcatatatattaaaaaaacataattagattaaatttgtaattcgAAAAATGAAAGGATAACATATACATGAAGATGTGATATTATTGTGTAATATCTGAGTGGAATAGAAAATCTTTCATtctgaataaattaaaagatgtgGTTGAAGCGAGCATATGGTAAGTGAATTAACTAAtcaaaagtttaattaattcaatttatttattaattatagagtTTATTCTTCGAATTTCTTAAATAGTATGTTAGGAAATAAAAGtattccaaataatttaatagtaaAATCAGTATGTTAAACTTTATAGGTGAAGGATAAAAATGTGTTGAGCCATTTCATTAAATCGAAACAAAAagcttataataaaaaataggcaGAGCTTCATCCCAAATGAGGGCATTCTGCTACTTGCTTGGGAGGTTCCTAGTTTGTATGTGGTGGATGGGCACAAAAAGTCAGCTACACCACTCTTATCATACTCATACAATGCACATTCTTTTTCTCTGTCGGTGCCTATCTCTATATTCTATCCCTAtcctctcttttatttttattttacttttttctgtatcttttaataaatatttctttttttaagtcTTCTCATTCGCCTGAACTcatctcaaaatttaaattattttagaaaaaaaaaaggaatattgGGGTGTGCTTTTATTGCTTAATCATTACTGAAAAATGTTGTCCTCAAATTTTGGTgtgatatttttatccttttaatttttaatatattattttaccaaATATCTTACTcttctatctttttttctcaattttcatgCACTTCTAACTTTTTTAATGCTTATATAGAACTTCCTCTccttttttcgttttttcattttaatttatcgaattgaagtatattttttaaaaataacattgttatttagattaattttgCACACTCCACACTAGTTAGAAATTGTAAGAAGTGGATCGACCTCCAgcaaattacaatataaaaggattacagaaacttaaaaaataattacaagcCTTCCTGTAACAAATTACAAGATttctaataaacaaaaaaactgaTACAAGGAATAAACCCAAAAACTGTAAGATAAAGGAGCAGGGGACATGGGACAATTTTACGGCTCAGGAGCCAAAAGACCCAGGGCCTACAAAGGCCAAAGGCCACAACCCTTACACAGTTGCTCAAACAACTtaaagccacaaaggctttcTGAACCACTAAGGTTCCACCAGAATCAACAGAGGAATGCCACAAAAGTTTTATTAGAGAACCACAAAGGTTTgagccacaaaggcttttaGCGTATTTCACATAatagaggaagaagaagagaattgATTAACTTGTTAATCTTGAGCCATAATAAACCAACCATATACAGAGGCTGTCTACTAATGGCACGTTAACTGCCATTATTGGGGAAGGTAAGAACACAGAAGCCCAAAGGTTATGGGGAGAACCCTAAGGGTCAGGGAAGGAGAAGAGCAGTCGGGAAGAGAATGAGGGGGAATGGATTAGGGTTAATCAGAGATAGGGTATAAGTATTTAGGTAACCGGGTCAAACCTGGTAGTGGGTCGGGTTAGTGGATTAGGCGGCCCAGTGGGCCTTAAGTAGTTTGGTCGTCCAGTGCAAGGGCCCAAACTTTGGTTTGAgccataattatttaacataaatgATGTGGGAATTGCGATTTGGGATGAGAGACACTGTTGAGAACTAATAGGATTTTATCTTAAGGTCACGTTCAACCATTAAAACCTGCAAGAAGAGAGGTAATCATGATTTTAGGACAACGACAAGTGTCGTGACTCTCTATCGGAGAACCTTCTAATTTATAgctttattagtttattttctaaCTTTAATATTGTGATAATACAATCTATTGATATTTTCTGAGCAAAATTAttctgaaatttaattataaacacaaatcacACAATATCCACGATATGTTCTTGATACTTAAACCATCAAAGAATACCAGCATGGCTCGTGACTCCATACATTATctatactaaattatttaggGAGAgcacttttttggtttttaatctgctattttttattttatttaattatttcagcattttctttttcttttttctcaaccTCCAgtttttcctctctctcaacttttatgttttttcttctcccacttatttttttttttgaagtaacTACTCACaacctctatttttttaatacttttatttatttaactaaaatatataattttgaaaatataataattatattttaatattttaaattaattgcacaCAACTTTTGGTGGCCACACACACTAGTTTAAAAGATATGTCTGACTCCATAAgacatatttgtatttaagaGATTCAGACAcaattgtacttttttttgaacaaattctaatttaaatataaaaaaattttaatttgggaACATTCGAACAAGTGTAACGACTATTTTTGCAAGTCAACCTGATTATTCATATTGAGGACCTATTATGGAGCCCATCTTAAGAATCTATCTGACAACCTTATGGCCGATCAGATCAACCAAATCACTCAAGATCTTGGCCCAAATCAACCCTTAAATTCTTGTCCTgttaaagttttaaatttactCTTAAAATAACATGACCGAAACATTTATCTTGCCCTAAAAGAATATTTCGAACTTCCTTTTGTGATTTGATGATTGAAGTGTTGAGTTTCTGTAATActattgttgtttttcttttcacattAAAAAGTGTGAATTGCCCTCAtctaatttagaattaatatttCGATCCTttctaaaaacataaatttacatttttttttaaattttaaaattatagttacacTTCCTATAAGATTATCTATGtaatgaatttctttttttaagtttggacagaaaatattgacatcaataaaatattacataaattttcaattgtcATTCGacattcttttaataatattttttatataatgggataaatataaacatatatataattaaaaataataattcgaGTTATCGCCATTGAATAGAAATAACCgtttattaatgtaaaaactagtattattttttgtattttctttactTCTCTTGTATGGAGTGAGATGCATACCATTATTGCATCTATTCCTTGAAGCACTACATGAAGTACCTGAACAAgacaaaatagttttaaaaaacaGATGCGGCAATGGTATACACCTCAATCCATATATAGAAAGTACAAAAGGTACCAAAAGATAACTAGTTTTTCTATTAATCAATTACGgctattttatattcaatggTCATAATTtgaaagtaatattttattacaagtacacattttttattttatatatattacatttatccaatttcaagtataaaatattattagggAAATGTTGAATGAgggttaaattaaaattttatgtaatttttttttttttactaaagtcagcatttttcgttcaaattctaatggaaagaaaaggagaatttTCGGAGggagtgtaagtgtaattttgaaattattttaggaaaaaatgtCTCACTAATTAGTTTGTCTCACTAATTAGTTTGTTATTTGGATGATCTTTCCGATATTATGTACATAAATCTCCGACAAACTTTATAACAAAGTTtgacagaaattaaaaaatttaaaatgttagtagtaaattcattatatttatttggataatttttaatattattttaaatttattttatgaaaattgatgaattttttaatttttagtatgaagttattttttttttttataccatATGATAATGCATTTTCTAGATCATGTAATGATACAAAGAATTCAAAACCTTACAATACATGTTCAAATTGCACGATGAAGGAAGAATCGAGCCAGATATTAATCCTCATGAGCTGTTTTTCACTTGAGAtgtctttttaaaataaaatcgtatatatatatatatagcttttgttaaagtaaataatatctAACAAAAGTTGTTGCAATATTTACCATGCATAAATAATTGTACACCAACATCATCGGCTAACTCCTTTTGTGGAAACGTGGTCATGtgctttttttaaataccTATTTTCAGATATTATCGTGTTGAGTGTCTTATCACCATTtaatgtgaaataaaaagaaaagtttgaaTTGGATACgagtttaaaaagaaaaattatttgcaaaaacttttctatgacaaattttatttcGTCTATAAGAATGAAAAGTACcttgcaaaaatatttagagTAAGGTACAACGACATTCTTTTAGGTcagactttttattttttgcaaaactataaatacattcaaatattaaaaatgttggTGATGTATAATTAAGTACATAGTacgtgatttttttttattcaaatcatgtttgattgaattaaaccgtaagtatattacacaaaattattattttttataacaaataaattatacttataacataattttttaaattatataaaaaaatatattatatttattatataattaattttgattcgAAGGGCGTGAATAATGGAAACATAGTGGAAGTAGCTAAAAGTCATAGTCAAAGATATTGGCATGATTCGAGCGGTGTGGCAAAGATAAGATGTAGGAAGTGACCCCCTCCCTTCTTCATCTTCAGATCCTTCAACTTAAGATTATTGTGTTGAGGTCACATGTCAACACCTGACAAGTAGGACTTTTATGTACAAGACAGATCCATCAATCTTGTCTAATAATCTCATTCTTGTGCCCCTCATTCTCTCTGGATTCCCAATCTCcccacctatatatatatatatatatatatatatctttatttttcattttaaatatagaaaaatagaaataacacTTTATATACCTATTATCAAGAATtgtgccaaaaaaaaaaaaaattataacactACTTGTTATGAAATATTGTGCTTACGTTATGTGGCGATTGAATTTCTATAGTTGATGACAATTGTCATCCCACAAATCTGTTAGTGAGTATTGAATTCATCGATGTCTTATAATGTCTAGAGTGTAATAGTTGGCTTACAATCGTCACAAACTTATAATGGAGGATTGTGTTTATGTATAATCAATCAAAAGTAAGTTAGAAAGGATTGTGCTTACATTGTGCGGCAATTAGAGTTCTTTTTATAGTTAGTTAACAATCGTCATTCCAAAAATTTGTTccagaaaattatttttatgtatagtTGATCGTTAATTGCCACCCGACCTATCAAGAAAGATGGCGTTATATCATGTGACTTCGAGTCTCGAGCAATAGCCGTTAGCCGGTGTCGGAGggaattattacattatacaTAACTAGTCGATATAGTTACCACCCCACAAACCTGTGAAGGGAAATTGCCCTATATTGTGTGCAGCAactaaaaaattcttacagCTGACTAACAATCACAaacaataaaatctaattaatcacatagtcattataatattctatgacatatatctattttgtatatcaatataaatatatatcaagtaTGTTCCatctgaaatatttaattcaattaattaatttctgcACCAATCAATCAATCACTTGTTTGTGGGGAATATAATctaagaaaagaatatttccAATCCCAGATACACgatctcatatatatatatataaatgtaggTCTTCCACATAATTAGATGAAAGGTACTTGGACTTAATTTAGGACCTTAGCTTATGGGGGTGGGGTAGAAGTCATGTGCGCGCTTATTACATGTGCTTGAAGGTGACAGAATCACATGTACAAGACTCCTCCACACTGCATCTTTTAGTCTATCTAGTTTTGGCCTCTCTGTTTTCATGACGCTAAACTACAAATTTCTCACTTAATCTATCCTAATTCATTTCATAATCTAAATTATCAGCaacttttctcttcttttctagagagagagggagggaaGTACAATGCTAATCTAACATATTCGACTGAAAATCTTCTACTTTGGTATCACACTGATTTTACgtgtttgaatttgatgtAACTTGCGCTTGTGTCCCCTTGGGTTAGATATTATCCGCTCTGACATCATATAAGCctaatgaatttataataaaaaattatcatgatGATGTAGGCAAGCGTCCCATATTAATTGCAGATAGGAGCATGGAGGCTTGTAAGTCCAAGCTAAGGTCTCATTTTCCTAACAAGGCgtatttttaagataaaatcgTAAAATTCATATGAAAATAGAACGGACAATGTCCCACGCCACAGGACATCAATTGAatgtaatatttgtttttaagaaaatacatATCAATCATACATTGGTATTGTAAGACCAAGATTTAATGGAACTTATTTATGAGCTACCAAATATGATGAACTACATGATCTAAAATCAGCATTTGTCAACATTTTTCCTACGGTTGTGGAGAGAGCTATGGAGTTTCCTTCACTAAGCTCAATACGACACTAATTATTAGAGGGAATGTGAGGAGAACATAACAAAGACTATAGGATGGAAAGggtatgaattaattattattaaatccTAGCTTGAGGATAGATGAAACAACGTATAGACGTCAAGAAGACTCAAATATATGCttgaaataatttcataaacgATGGTTGGAATGAATAGGTGGCCAATTATGAAAGTTTGAAATCACGAATCATATTTTAGATGCATTGATTAAGATAAGTGCAAGGGTCTGTATTAGAGATAGCAATTGGACCCGAACCCAATAGAACCCGTCTTTAATAGACGGTTTTCGgtccaaatttaaaaacttaaaagcAAGATGTATAGAGGGCCTTAAGAATTAGGATCCGGTCGGATTCGGAACGGGTCCTAGGTCCTTAAGGACCTGTccaagtataattatttaatacatttatattattttactttattttgatagaataaatactaattaaatatattatattattttatttatttatgattagGTATTTGTTTAACaattgataaaatgaaatattattccaCAATACTTAACaaagaggaagatgaagaagtTGCTAGTAATGTATAATTGCTATAAACTGTTTTGTTatgaataatttcat encodes:
- the LOC105168481 gene encoding ubiquitin thioesterase otubain-like, whose translation is MQNQDGHVVESGTETITSTKASEIEDWANFRDDDILQQQSAIQAEEAGKIPFVGDKEPLSSLAAEYKSGNPILVEKINVLTEQYAAIRRTRGDGNCFFRSFMFAYLEHILQTQDRAEVDRITANVEQCRKTLLSLGYAEFTFEDFFALFLEQLESVLSGTEASISHDELVQRSRDQSISDYVVMFFRFITSGEIRKRSEFFEPFVQGLTNTSVEQFCKSSVEPMGEESDHVHITALSDALGVPIRIVYLDRSCDDKGSVSVNHHDFTPAACQVTNANSCATQAAKPFINLLYRPGHYDILYPK